The genomic DNA CAGAAGCTTGCAAGTTAATTGAATTTCTTTGTCCAATAAATCCTTGAATGCTATGACTTGGGACTGCTTTTACTGTTAATTTGGACACTAATCAAGAGCCAAATTGGATAAACTGactttgtttgcttgcttaGTCACAACTTTGATGAGCACTCTATTCTTGATGTCGTTCTCATTTCTTGAACATAATCAATACCTCGACTATATGATGCAAATGATGATGCTATGATGAAGGATGTTTGACCAGTCATCTAACATTGTACATTGGAAATTATACTACTTCGTCATCTGATAATTATTACCAATTCCATTCACTTAATCAAGAACTTCTATTTCTGCTAGCTATAAATAGAATATAATAAGTTTCAGCAAGTCATCTTTGACATACTGGGAAGTGTTTCCACTTCAACAACTACAAGAAAGATGGACTGTTTGGGATATTTTACGCTATGGTTGGTTTTTAGATAATAATCAAATTTTACCCAACTCAATCTATTATTTcccaaattcaacaatataatcattattgttttgtcttttttttctatttgatAATACTTTCTCgcttataattttttcctaatcatttttaaattttcatttaatattaCTTTCtcaatcatatttttttctaatcatttttaaaattaatttttttaataataaattctccatCTACtttcaatctatatatacatgcatgtatatattctcacacatcaatatatttatcaacactAGCAATCATtgcacaaaatcaagttgagttgcaagtgttgacaaatatattgatgtgtgagattatatatatgtgtatgtatatatagatgtgaaagtaaatgaggaatttataattaaaaaattgatttgtaaaaagtagatgtgaaatttattattagaaaattgattataaaaaataattaggaaaaaatatgtagtgagaaattattattaaatggcagaagaagacaaaatagtaattattatattgttgaatttggaGAACAATAGAGTtgagtaaaattattatttgaaaaacaaacaaGACCTTAGTAATAAACTGGGAGGCATTTACGGTCATCTTTGTTAAACTGGGAAGCATTTCCAGCGACACTATTATTGTTGCTATTTGTTATCTTTATTACTAGATGGTGCATGTCCAGTTACTCTGGGAACTGTAGGCGCAACTTATTCATAGAACAGGAGAGAGGAGGGTAAAGATAATGTTAAATGCATATACCTCCTCACCAGCACTCCGAAGTGCCTGTAGTGGTTCCACGCAATCCTGACCAATAACGACCAGCTTCCTTTTCTTATTTGCTACCAAGACCTTTGAACTGTCATCTAATTTTTCCTTGGCCAGTTCCTCAAACTGATGCTGGCGTAGAGGTGAAACACCCgcctaaataaaataaagtcgATGCAATTATAAGTTTCCAAAAAATGGCATCGGAGTAAACCATAGTGCTAGAACTATATCACTTATAAATGGGTTGAGGACCTTTATGTGTCTACCAAacttaattctaaaaaataaaaatttgttgaTGATTATAGAGGACCCGATCATGAGAAATATGAGAATAAACCTAATCCAAATCACAAGTGTATATCATAATTAAGGCTTTCATCATGTAGTGTTTTCAGTCTTCAAATTGTAAGCAGCAATCATATTTGACAACAGACTATCATCAAAGAGACTAGAGAAAACTGAATGCAATCACAAAACAACTCAAAATAATTTACCCCTGCCCAGAAGCGGTGAGAGAATGTTTTTGGTTGCAATGGCCGTGAAAGGAGTGCATTGAGATCCTGCAGATTAAGACAAGGTGCATCAAACCCAAGGGAAGAAATAAGCTGCTTCCTTTTCGCTTTAAGGCTATATACATAATAGAAGCATTATTGACAAGTCACctcttgtaatttttttaattggttGGAACTAGCTTTCTTTTTGCGGTATGCAATTGCTTTTTCCTCCTCACTATCATTTTCCTCTATGTCCAATTCCAGTATCTCTGCATTTCGCTGGAGCCAGCTCTTTTCCGCCTTTTCCTATGATGAGTCATGAGAGAAGAATGGGGAAATGTTCAAGGAGAAAAGCATATGAAAGTGTAAGTTATGTCAGACAATTTGACAAAGTTCACATCCACTATCAGTCTCTTCGAGCATGTCAAAATTCCTTAGACCTCTGTTTGAATAGAGGGAGATGGAGGGAATGggagggaggggaggggaaTTCTGTATaggatttttaaattttatatacaaACACCTCCTCTCCTCCCTTTCCTTACCCTTCATTTCCCTCAATACACACAAAGgataaaagaaagagagtagTGGAGGCATAACAAAAGGGTCCTAAGTTAAGTTTTGGCATACTCAAGAATTAGCAACTCGGGAAAACTAGTAAAGGAAAAGCATGTAgatttactttttatattatGTTGAAGagagttattttttattttttatttttttttaatatataaagatTTCATTAAGAGACACCAAGAAGGTACATAATTGAGTATATACAAAATAGGGGTCGCAAAATACAAGAGTTTCATTAGCATGACATAAAATCGATCATCTGACTAACAGGCATCGAGAAGGTGCATAATTGAGCATATACAAAAAAGTTTCATCTCGAAGAGAGTTGAGCTACCCTAAGTAATAATTGCTGACAATAGTTAATTAATTCTGTTAGACCCACCCCCTCTGACTAATCATGTAAACTCTGGGTCATCCCTCAAGAAAGGCCAACATATTATGGGGATAATCTGGATCTGCTATGTAGCTCTGAAAACTTCCAATCTATCCTCATTAAGGATGTTACCAAATGCCAAGGTAAAATCATCGCCAAAACATATATCCAAGAAAGCATTATAGGAGACTAACTGATCTATCCAGCAACTACATGAATCCTTGTCAACCTTTCTCATTTTTATAGCATTCTAATCCATACAAGTCGATGTCAATGTCTTACATTAAATTATTTCTAATTCTATCTTTCCTGATATTCCTCTGAAGCAGATCATCAGCCAAACGCTCATATAGAGGTCAAAACTTGAAGCAATAGTTATAATAGGTAAATGTAAAAGTGCAGCAAATATCATTTGGAATGAACAGGAGAGAATCGCAAAGTTCCATATAACTTATTGCTTGAAACCAGTAACTTGTTTATGACACCTAGGGCTAAAATAGCCAAATAGCTCCTGATTGCTGGGCATACCTCATGAACTTTGATTAAAAGTTAAAGGAGATTATGACACAGAAATGACTATCAAGACATTGGCAGCTACAGCAGCTCCATATCTCCATGAAGACAAAACTGCATCAAATGCTAATAGCTTAGagtaaaaaaataacttaCCTGAGAACCCTTTCTGGAAATTTTCTCAATCTGCCGTGCCAAAGACAATCTTTTCATAATCTCTGGCAAGTATGAACTCTCTAGAGGAAACCGCTTAAAAGATTCCTGAACAATGTGCACAAGCAgtttagaaaattcatgagTTTTATGTTTAATCATTGGTTAAATCAGAACACATAAACATCATCATATGGCAGGAGACAATGAAGAACTGGTCTTTTGCGTTTAATTGCTAGTTTATgaataaatcatctaataCTGCAGGGGGTTTAATTGCTAGTTTATGAACCAGTCTCATGTATCCACCCGATCCTGAGTTCGAAACCGTGGGGGACACCGGAGCGCCTTTGGAGTGATTATCGGCTCCGTGCGCTGCCGGAGGTTCACGGAGCCTTGGGATTAGTCAGGTGAAGCTCAGACACCCAGGTcagccaaaaaataaaataaaaaaatctaatacTGCAGGGAAAAGATTCTAAACAAAGCAGCTTGGAGGCCACTGTAACAGAAGGAAGAAAAACACACTAAAATTCAAAACATCGGTTTAGTAAGACAAGTAATATCCAGAGGAAGATCAAAGATTCAATAAACGCCTCAATGAGAAGGAACCAAAGTGCATTCAATGGTTCAGCTGAAAAATAGTCAACAAACAAAGAAAAGGTGAAATTAACGCTAAGGAAAACAAAGGATCACACTTATGTCATCAATGTTGATCTTTCAACTCACAAGATTGTCACTAAAACAGGGAGACCAAGAAAGCATCAGTTTAGTgtgcttattttattttatttctttattttttgaggcgaaaaaaaaaaagtacaggCTTGTTCCACTTTCTAAGAGTCTCTAATAAAACACGATTACTACTATGCACCTGAAGTAAACTATTGTGTGGAATCTAAATATAAGCGCTACATAGAGCCCTCCTGATAAAGAGAAATTAAATCATCTCTCCAGCTCAGATACACCTTATAAATTCAACACAAGCGcatctataaaaaaataaaataaaaaataaaaataaaaattaaaaaaacccGAAAAGCTACCTACAACAAATCCCAACCGTTTTCTGCAGCTCCACTTGTCAAAATAACTACGAAAGTGGAAAAAGGACAATCTACATCAGagtgttaaaaaaattagtgagGATACCCTTGAAAATGATCTGCATAAGGTGGCAAATTTGGTTGTCTCCTTTGGAGAAATCAATGCTACAGTGCATCCATCAGCAGAAGCTCTAGCAGTTCTTCCACTTCTGTGAACATAGATCtgatagaaataataaaaacaattaGAAAGCTTCAGGACTGTATACCCATGAAAAAATCTAGTAATTTTAATGAGGTAGCTTTAGTTCAATATCATAAACCTACTTAACTCACCTCAGCAGAATGTGGAAGCTGATAGTGAACCACTGTTCGGACACCAGGAAAATCAAGACCTCTTGCTGCTACATCAGTTGCAATAAGTAGACCATTTTCATTGTCTCGAAAGCGATCGGCTTCCTGCgttttatgataaaaaaacaagaaaggTTGATTGAAACAGAACTATTGCAAAATTAATGGGTACGGTACTTAAAACTATTCCTTCATGGACTGTGTGGCGGTTGAGACGCATGAGGGTTATGCCAAAAACCTGATTATCAATCACTAGAAAGAAAAATCCAGCATTCAAGAGATAAAAATGTCACCACAATGATTCTAGATATTGTCTTAGACCCCCATTTTGGAGTGATGAGTGCTTGAATAATCACTTCCCCACCTCAATTTTTCCAATGGTGGTGTTTGCAAGCATCTTTTCAGGATCAGATGCAAGCGATCAGACAGGGCATAATCTAAATGCCAAGGCTCTCCAGCTTCCAAAAAGAACTTTTCGGCCCACGGACTCCTTTTATTacttatttcttttcatttcttattttacGTTTCTTAACATTTCTCAGTTACATGTATAATAAACTTTTCTCCGTCACTGTTGCCCTCCCTCTCACCCATAAATTACAGGTGGCCATAATCAGAAAATAGGTAACATGGGTAATATACATAAACATAGATAGACTCATTAAATTTGCGCTAAAAAATAACCCACTGCAGGACTGTCAAATATCTAATAAGTGCAGCACTGGCCACAAGAAGGCCAAATATGGGCTTTCCTTGATGTGATTGGCCAGGAGGGGTCAACTGTGCGCTCAGTGGCAGACGTTGGCGACTGTGGTGGTGGCATCACGGCCACAGCATGAGACGCAAGTGGCCAaaggcttttcttttttaccagtacaaaatatttaaatattttatgttcTACAATAACTTAAAACTTTATTTTAGTAATAAGGGTGGTTTAGCCTCTTGATATTTTAATCCTATTATATTCCTGGTTATTTCCAAGGTTTAACCAAACAAAACAATTTGAGTCATAATCTTATTCAAATCCCCCTCTATCCCAATTCTAATCTCCCTTAATTCCTATCCAATGAACCAAACGCCCGTTAGAACTGTAATATTTACAACCATAAAGAGCACTCCCAAGGCCACATTAACaaataatcaaaataataGTACAGATCTATCTCACTGCATTGACCTTAAAAGGAACTTAGCCATGTTTTACCCCAGACAATAGTCTCATCTAAAAATAGGTGCTTTCCTCATGGTTTGCACCCTTGATCTTCTCATGCAAAAAGGTTTATCAATCTGTTTCCACCCCCAAATAGCCAACCCACTGAACCGAGGTAAGTTGTTTATGCTAAGGTATAATTGAACATTACGTCAGAAAAACCATACTTAAATGGGCCAAAAATTACAATTGTGAAGGAAGAAGAATGCATATTCAGAAAACATCTACAAGCAAACAAGCATTGAGTTAAAAATGAGCAAACAGACTGGTGCAGAAACAAACCTTAACTCGAGCTCGTTGCTGCATCTGCGCATGCAGAGTACAAACATTGATGTTAAGGATGCGTAGAATAGAAGCTATATGGCGCAGAGCTGCTATTGATGTACAGAAGACAATTGTGCGGCCTTGCCCATGCAGACTtagaatataatatagatacGCATCTTTATCTTCTTCCCTGCATCTGAATTTTCAACTGTATAAGTAAGACTCAAGAACAGTGCTCAACCATGAGACATAGGAATAAAACACCTGCACCTTATTCACCTTTATAGGCACGTAAAAGGCAgctttaaaacaaaacaaactcTAACCGTAATTGAAGTATAAGGTATATTGGCATCAAGTACAAAGAGAAAATAGATAGTAAAACTATCCAATTAGAAACTACCGCTGTAAATAACGAACATCTGATTTGGTTTCCTTTATCTTTGCAGCAGCACTTTGCTGAATAGGCAAAGCGCAGAAAATGCAATATTTCAGTTATTAATGCTAAATATTGCCAAAAGTGATTGTTGTCCTACTTTAGCGATTGTTCTGCATCAATTATTCTGCTGGCAGCGCTGGCTACACACGCttaaaagatttttttcttACTTTCATTCTGCAATTTCCAATTAGCTGGTAATGACTAAATCTTTAGAAATTGAAAGTTAATCCGTCAACAATGAAGGCAAGACATATATAACAGTAAAAAATGCCCCTTCAGAAGAAACATTTTAAAGATCATAATCTGCTATTCCTCTGAGATACAAAATTGAACTTGCTTGGATATGACGATGCCAATGAAGATAGCATTTCCTTAttaaattttgagaaaaatatatccTTCCACACGTAACAATATGTGGCACGAACAATCTAAATATTTAACTGCCTCAAAAATACCAAATACTTGGTCAAAAGAATGAAATAGGTCGAGTAAACTGAAATAAGTTTAATTCCGAACCATAATATAGATAGTCATGATAACTTGCAATAAACACTATTGACGACATATTGTCAAGTAGAATCAGAAGTTTTTATGACTGTCCACAACATAAATCATGATCCAGTTCTGTTACTTGGCTCAACCAGCAGCTTTGACTGATCAAGTTCAAAATAACCACCAAAACAAGACAAATGATTATATAATATTGCAAAATCATTAAATGAATTATCAATAGCAAAGCAGCAGAAAGCACATACTCTATAAATGACTCCTCAAGCTTGTTTGCCAAAATCGATGTACTTGTGAGATCAATGATAGCAGTATCAGCTCTCATACCAGCTCGTTCAGAAAGTGTTTCGATAGAACTTAATCCATCAATTGTTGGCAgctttgattttgatagaCCACGTTTCAGCTTTTTCCGAAAGTCAGCAGATAGTGCAAGAGTGGCAGAGAAAACGAGAGTCTGCCTCTTCTTTCTTTGCACATTTGACACTGTCACACAATTTTGTGTATCCTGTGAGTCCCCTCTCAAAGAGCCATTGCTCAAGGGAAGCATATCAATTATCGATTGCAGCTCCCGGAAATGTCCATTTTCAATCATCCGGTCAGCTTCATCAAGTACAAAGAATGACAAAGAATGTAACTGCAAATTTAAAAAGTGGAGTGGGTCAACAGAATAAACTCCAATAAAGAAGCCGACAAAGAACGCTTTCCAATGAGTACTTTGGGGATAGATGCATTAGTGTTATGATCCCTTACAAAACAATTTacagaaaatgaagaagaCGTACACGTAAAAATTTATTCCAAATAAGCATTCAAATTAGAGGAATGCAAACATCTACCATCTGCAGTAAGAAAATTATGGACTAAAATGATGCACAACTAGGGGTTGATTAttcagaaaaaattaatttggtgcaaaataagaagagaaattaattttcttagatGAAGACAGATATTCTTGAGCATGATCAGTCAAACTTTTCAAGTGTTTCAGCCCATTTAAAGActattctaaattttctatgtgattttactttcttttttatttgtttatttattcattatttttatatgtttatttttttattttttatttttatttttgagaaGTGAGAGTATGTTTAATTAGGCTGTACTTTGTGAAAAGTCTACTTCAAAGGTCATCTTAAGATAAGAGTCAATTCCAAATGGTTTCATTTATTACTGATCCAATCTAGAACCTATGGCTTGTTTGGgattagagttgagttaaagCCCAACTCTACtctaactttatatatatatttaattgggttgtaatgattgtgttgttgaattatgagaaaaaatgtgaaaaagtaatgaatagttgagagacaataatgattgtgtcgttgaattgtgaaaaaaataatgaatagttgagaggatttagtattaaaaattgaattgaatggttaaaaaaattaatgggaaaagtaataattgtattgttgaaatGAAGATAAGTGGTGTTAAGTGGAGTATTGTAgagtagaattaaaaaataacactAAAACCAAACATGAAATAAGAAACTATATAAGTTTCTTTACGTGTATTTTCATGTCAGTcaatgaaattatataatttcaacATCTCTAGTGTATAGTTGATTGCTAATTTTCGAATTTGATCTTATAAGAAGTGAGTCCAACAGATGGACACTTTCCACACTTTAGCATGCTTCATTTCTTATCAACCAAACTATGTTCTGCATCATAATTTATCTGAATGATCGAATACATGCGACAATGCACAattaagttttattttattacatatttaAATCTTCTAACATAAtgaaattcaattcatttcatTCAATAGGATCCATGCATCCATGTTACCTCAACAAGATGGATTTCACCTCCAGACATGAGTTCCCATAATCTCCCTGGAGTTCCAACCACCACCTCTGGCCTTGCTTTTAGAAGTCTCTCTTGCTTCTGAGGTGCCACCCCTCCAACAATAGGAACTACCCTAATATTTGAATCTTTGGATACAGCTTGGAGATGATTGGTTACCTAATGATTATAAAAAGGATCAGGATTCTCCAGCAGAAAAATTGGAGAACTGTAAAGAGCACTTAACTCTTTGCCCATTGGATTAGACTTTAGAGTAGCAAGAAGCTATATTTCCTCTGATTTATCTGCTGTAGCGAGTCAATAGTGTACCTGAAGAGCGAGTTCCCTAGTAGGAGTGATGATAAGAGCCCGTAAAACACCTTTGGGAGCATATTTTTCTGCTTCCTCTCCTTTCTCACTTCGCATCCTTTCTACCTTTTCCTGTTCCTCATGGAGTCGTTGCATGATGGGCAAACCAAAAGCAAGTGTTTTTCCTGACCCTGTCTCTGCAGCACCTATGACATCCTGTGCGATGGGCAAACTCAGAAAATCTTTCGAATCACTGGCACAAAAATCAGCATAAAAATTTACTCTGAGGACCTGAACCAACCTTCCCTTCATGAGCAGCTTTAGGAATACATTTTTCCTGTATCGGTGTCGGTTCCTTAAATCCAAGCCTATGAATAGATTTCATAATCAAAGGATGTAACC from Punica granatum isolate Tunisia-2019 chromosome 2, ASM765513v2, whole genome shotgun sequence includes the following:
- the LOC116196062 gene encoding DEAD-box ATP-dependent RNA helicase 13 yields the protein MGSELRPRKKNLKRKRTHPGVEPESIDSLPWSSALPGEADDPAFSLFTGSNELDGGFLSLEEIDEAEYGLAIPTAGEQKPMRTGVFKEKKHTGGVEGESDEAAEGKQEEKVKSKKKKKKEKKKKEKQKTTTMEEENNEESIESAQDVNGTADVNGVDGDADDEGLDDPEFQAWNKLRLHPLIMKSIHRLGFKEPTPIQEKCIPKAAHEGKDVIGAAETGSGKTLAFGLPIMQRLHEEQEKVERMRSEKGEEAEKYAPKGVLRALIITPTRELALQVTNHLQAVSKDSNIRVVPIVGGVAPQKQERLLKARPEVVVGTPGRLWELMSGGEIHLVELHSLSFFVLDEADRMIENGHFRELQSIIDMLPLSNGSLRGDSQDTQNCVTVSNVQRKKRQTLVFSATLALSADFRKKLKRGLSKSKLPTIDGLSSIETLSERAGMRADTAIIDLTSTSILANKLEESFIECREEDKDAYLYYILSLHGQGRTIVFCTSIAALRHIASILRILNINVCTLHAQMQQRARVKEADRFRDNENGLLIATDVAARGLDFPGVRTVVHYQLPHSAEIYVHRSGRTARASADGCTVALISPKETTKFATLCRSFSRESFKRFPLESSYLPEIMKRLSLARQIEKISRKGSQEKAEKSWLQRNAEILELDIEENDSEEEKAIAYRKKKASSNQLKKLQEDLNALLSRPLQPKTFSHRFWAGAGVSPLRQHQFEELAKEKLDDSSKVLVANKKRKLVVIGQDCVEPLQALRSAGEEVHMNVKEVAEKRKMMQTLKKKRKDEKKRLRDQRRKQRRKLTGDGD